The following are encoded together in the Bos indicus isolate NIAB-ARS_2022 breed Sahiwal x Tharparkar chromosome 29, NIAB-ARS_B.indTharparkar_mat_pri_1.0, whole genome shotgun sequence genome:
- the AQP11 gene encoding aquaporin-11, with the protein MTALRGLWPEMQDTCTSLGLMLSIVLFTGLARVVTRQQLNGPMAHAFVLEFLATFQLCFCTHELQLLSEQEPLHPTWPLTLIYFFSMVHGLTLVGTSSNPCGVMMQIMLGGMSAETGAIRLLAQLIGALCSRYCMSALWSLGLTKYHVSERSFACRNPIQVDLPKAVIIEAVCSFIFHSALLHFQEVRTKLRIHLLSALITFLVYAGGSLTGAVFNPTLALSLHFKCFDEAFLQFFIVYWLSPSLGILLMIVMFNFFLPWLYDNHTTNKKE; encoded by the exons ATGACCGCGCTACGGGGGCTCTGGCCCGAGATGCAGGATACCTGCACCTCGCTGGGGCTGATGCTGTCGATCGTGCTGTTCACGGGGCTAGCCCGCGTGGTCACCCGGCAGCAGCTGAACGGACCCATGGCCCACGCCTTCGTCTTGGAGTTTCTGGCCACCTTCCAGCTCTGCTTCTGCACTCATGAGTTACAACTGCTGAGTGAGCAGGAACCCCTGCACCCCACCTGGCCGCTGACGCTAATCTACTTCTTCTCAATGGTGCATGGACTGACTCTGGTGGGCACCTCCAGCAACCCGTGCGGCGTGATGATGCAGATAATGCTGGGGGGAATGTCCGCTGAGACGGGTGCGATTAGACTGTTAGCTCAGCTGATTGGTGCCCTGTGCAGCAGGTACTGCATGAGCGCCCTGTGGAGCCTGGGGCTGACCAAGTATCACGTCAGCGAGAGAAGCTTCGCTTGCAGGAATCCCATTCAAGTGGACTTGCCCAAAGCGGTCATCATAGAGGCTGTCTGCTCCTTTATTTTCCACAGCGCTTTGCTGCACTTCCAGGAGGTCCGAACCAAGCTTCGTATCCACCTGCTGTCAGCACTCATCACCTTTTTGGTTTATGCAG GAGGAAGTCTAACAGGAGCTGTATTTAATCCAactttggcactttcactgcatttCAAGTGTTTTGATGAAGCATTCCTTCAATTTTTTATAGTATATTGGCTGTCTCCTTCTTTAg GTATATTGCTGATGATTGTGATGTTCAATTTTTTCCTTCCATGGCTGTATGACAACCACACAACTAATAAAAAGGAGTAA